In Deinococcus psychrotolerans, a genomic segment contains:
- a CDS encoding ATP-binding protein has product MVLGTEDATPTIFWFSVSPGASVQLDDLVVVQTMKPNGQPVDFYGLVDNVRKRHEGVTFESDVEDIVAGVLPASVSYAARVLVTRVSPEDFIPPQPGDIVQHARGKALEMALSADKMKEAAFPAGLLADGQILPLNFRFINGESGGHINISGISGVATKTTYALFLLHSIFRSGVMDKVALKKNGRQAGSAGGKAIIFNVKGEDLLFLDKPNNEVVEKETEARAAKGLSADRYSLLGLPMSPFRDVQFLAPPRAGAVGAAIVPHVDQRAEGVTPFVFTLREFCQRRMLPYVFSDAGSSLNLGFVIGNIEEKLARLSADSTGAALLVSDWDPAQSEEIPDDIQFDALGKVSLHTFGQLISYLEYKLIDQNDGEGDPKWVLKQSPGTLRAFIRRLRGVQKHLTPLVRGDLTNQQAEKFRPNLISGGYQLSVVDIHNLSGPAQMFVVGVMLRDLFEYKEKNGRQDTVFVVLDELNKYAPRDDSSPIKDVLLDIAERGRSLGIILIGAQQTASEVERRIVSNAAIRVVGRLDLAEAERPEYRFLPQSFRARAGILQPGTMLVSQPDIPNPVLINYPFPAWATRSDEVDEHAGREVAEVGADWLD; this is encoded by the coding sequence ATGGTGCTGGGCACTGAAGATGCCACGCCCACCATTTTCTGGTTCTCGGTGTCGCCGGGCGCGAGTGTGCAGCTCGACGATCTGGTGGTGGTGCAGACCATGAAGCCCAACGGCCAGCCGGTTGACTTTTACGGTCTGGTGGACAATGTCCGCAAGCGGCACGAGGGTGTTACTTTCGAATCGGACGTGGAGGACATCGTGGCCGGAGTGCTGCCCGCCTCGGTGAGTTACGCGGCGCGGGTGCTGGTGACGCGGGTCAGTCCCGAAGACTTCATTCCGCCACAGCCCGGTGACATCGTGCAGCACGCACGCGGCAAAGCTTTAGAGATGGCCCTCAGCGCCGACAAGATGAAAGAAGCCGCCTTTCCTGCCGGATTGCTGGCCGATGGGCAAATTCTGCCGCTCAACTTCCGCTTCATCAACGGCGAATCTGGCGGCCACATCAACATTTCCGGCATTTCGGGCGTGGCGACCAAAACCACTTACGCGCTGTTTTTGCTGCATTCCATTTTCCGCAGTGGCGTGATGGACAAAGTGGCCCTCAAGAAAAATGGGCGGCAAGCCGGGTCGGCAGGCGGCAAAGCAATTATTTTTAACGTCAAGGGCGAAGATTTGCTGTTTTTGGATAAACCCAACAACGAGGTCGTAGAAAAAGAAACGGAAGCCCGCGCGGCCAAAGGCCTCAGTGCTGACCGCTACAGCTTGTTGGGCTTGCCGATGTCACCTTTCCGCGACGTGCAGTTTCTGGCTCCGCCGCGTGCCGGTGCGGTCGGCGCGGCCATCGTCCCGCACGTGGATCAACGCGCCGAGGGGGTCACGCCGTTCGTCTTTACCCTGCGCGAGTTTTGTCAGCGCCGGATGCTGCCCTACGTGTTTTCCGACGCCGGAAGCAGTCTCAACTTGGGCTTTGTGATCGGCAACATCGAGGAAAAACTGGCCCGACTGTCGGCTGACAGTACAGGTGCGGCTCTGCTGGTGTCCGACTGGGATCCGGCGCAGTCGGAAGAAATTCCCGACGACATTCAGTTTGATGCGCTGGGCAAAGTCAGCCTCCACACTTTCGGGCAGCTCATCTCTTACCTCGAATACAAACTGATCGATCAAAATGACGGCGAGGGCGATCCCAAATGGGTGCTCAAGCAGTCGCCGGGTACGCTGCGGGCCTTTATTCGGCGGCTGCGCGGCGTGCAAAAGCACCTGACGCCTTTGGTACGTGGCGACCTGACCAATCAACAAGCCGAGAAGTTTCGCCCCAACCTGATCAGCGGCGGTTATCAACTGAGCGTGGTGGACATTCACAACCTCTCCGGCCCGGCCCAGATGTTCGTGGTGGGCGTGATGCTGCGCGACCTCTTTGAATACAAGGAAAAAAACGGACGCCAAGACACGGTGTTCGTGGTATTGGATGAACTCAACAAGTACGCCCCCCGCGACGATTCCAGCCCGATCAAAGACGTGCTGCTCGACATCGCCGAGCGTGGCCGCAGCCTCGGCATCATCCTCATCGGCGCTCAGCAAACCGCCAGTGAAGTGGAGCGTCGCATCGTGTCCAACGCCGCCATCCGGGTGGTGGGCCGCTTGGATTTGGCCGAGGCCGAGCGGCCCGAGTACCGCTTTTTGCCGCAGAGTTTCCGCGCCCGCGCCGGCATCTTGCAGCCCGGCACCATGCTGGTGTCTCAGCCGGATATTCCCAACCCGGTGCTGATTAATTACCCGTTTCCGGCGTGGGCCACCCGCAGCGACGAAGTCGACGAACATGCGGGCAGGGAAGTGGCTGAAGTCGGCGCGGACTGGCTGGACTGA
- a CDS encoding DNA double-strand break repair nuclease NurA: MQIRLDPWPVDTLDGQLTLKPFAGLVYDAETPRWAAVAQKPVPESLKRVLTIDGKPRMEARLLVDDDGKLSVAGFGAYVVGAVDLCPHGTRQAELLNVEAKRILAYSDEAEGRMPISRFSPRNPHTGALEYQPHSFAGSQLEGPKSAVQRLMLAGEQTLAAQLASALPLDETDVNALADTLVLQDGPVRIGTAGSAVVGCVKTLHTDYLGADRIGLLSELKPGERTPILRFAVGDNGLTQAQHREQRFTWYVRLSEAPFYQHPLAGVMRLEMHAPEDTDFVPRAVQDIANLSGSLLCRLASQPHKDARAPQNLIPTAALEQAMGRAMGSLDLVTRRIRSHLVRELGVVA, encoded by the coding sequence ATGCAGATTCGCCTTGACCCTTGGCCAGTGGACACTTTAGACGGCCAACTCACTCTCAAACCCTTTGCCGGGTTGGTGTACGACGCCGAAACGCCGCGCTGGGCCGCCGTCGCTCAAAAGCCGGTGCCGGAAAGCCTGAAGCGGGTGCTGACCATTGACGGCAAACCGCGCATGGAAGCCCGCTTGTTGGTCGATGACGACGGCAAACTGAGTGTGGCTGGCTTCGGGGCTTACGTGGTGGGCGCAGTGGATTTGTGTCCGCACGGCACGCGCCAAGCCGAGCTGCTGAACGTGGAGGCCAAGCGCATTTTGGCCTACAGTGACGAAGCCGAGGGCCGGATGCCTATTTCCCGGTTTTCGCCGCGCAACCCGCATACGGGCGCATTGGAATATCAGCCCCACAGCTTCGCCGGTTCGCAACTCGAAGGCCCCAAGAGCGCCGTGCAGCGCTTGATGCTGGCGGGCGAACAAACGCTGGCCGCTCAGCTCGCCTCGGCTTTGCCTTTAGACGAAACCGATGTCAACGCCCTAGCCGACACGCTGGTGCTGCAAGATGGCCCGGTCAGGATCGGCACGGCGGGCAGCGCGGTGGTGGGCTGCGTCAAGACCCTACACACCGATTATCTCGGCGCTGACCGAATTGGCCTGCTGAGCGAACTCAAACCCGGCGAGCGCACCCCGATTTTGCGCTTCGCGGTGGGCGACAATGGCTTGACGCAGGCTCAGCACCGTGAGCAGCGCTTTACCTGGTACGTGCGGCTGTCTGAAGCTCCCTTTTATCAGCACCCGCTGGCCGGAGTGATGCGCCTAGAGATGCACGCGCCTGAAGACACCGACTTCGTGCCCCGCGCCGTGCAAGATATTGCCAACTTGTCGGGGTCGCTGCTGTGCCGCCTCGCCAGCCAGCCGCACAAAGACGCCCGCGCTCCGCAAAACTTGATTCCCACCGCCGCGCTTGAGCAGGCGATGGGGCGGGCGATGGGCAGTCTGGACTTGGTGACCCGGCGGATTAGAAGTCACTTGGTGCGGGAATTGGGGGTGGTGGCGTGA
- a CDS encoding DUF1572 family protein yields MSQSDVDLPLAKLYLTDLRTRMRGLKTLGEGAMQQLGDNDWHTALAEEGNSAAVLVQHLSGNMHSRWAALRSGYREGQDGESAGRNRDAEFEERTLSAPELWTLWNAGWAAFLDAIDHLSPADLMRPLTIRGEAHTVLEACQRQVAHYSGHVYQLILLTKTLRGTGWQTLSVARGQSAAFNAAMFSKEERQKPT; encoded by the coding sequence GTGAGCCAATCCGACGTCGACTTGCCACTCGCCAAACTCTACTTAACTGATCTGCGCACCCGAATGCGCGGCCTCAAAACGCTGGGCGAAGGAGCCATGCAGCAGCTCGGCGACAACGACTGGCACACGGCTTTGGCCGAGGAAGGCAACTCTGCCGCCGTGTTGGTGCAGCATCTCAGCGGCAATATGCACTCGCGCTGGGCGGCGCTCCGCAGCGGCTACCGCGAAGGGCAAGACGGTGAAAGCGCTGGGCGCAACCGCGACGCCGAATTCGAAGAGAGGACGCTGAGCGCTCCCGAACTTTGGACGCTTTGGAACGCAGGCTGGGCCGCCTTTTTAGATGCCATCGACCACCTCTCCCCCGCCGACTTGATGCGCCCGCTCACCATTCGCGGCGAGGCCCACACGGTCTTGGAAGCCTGTCAGCGGCAAGTCGCGCATTACAGCGGCCACGTCTACCAACTGATTTTGCTCACCAAAACCCTGCGCGGCACGGGCTGGCAAACCCTATCGGTGGCGCGGGGCCAGTCGGCGGCCTTCAATGCGGCCATGTTCAGCAAAGAGGAGCGGCAAAAGCCCACTTGA
- the aroA gene encoding 3-phosphoshikimate 1-carboxyvinyltransferase, whose protein sequence is MTAPLLPRAHADGMPDTFDVLVHPASELRGTLSAQPSKNYTTRYLLAAALTDSATNGPVRVIGVATSEDAAAMLRCLADWGAAIELVGDDAVIRGFGAHPKAGVTLNPGNAGAVARFLMGAAGLTSQTTFVTDYPDSLGKRPQGDLLEALTRLGAGVSSDAGKLPITISGPVRGGMVEVSAERSSQYASALMFLAPLLPSGLDLKLTGDIKSRAPLRQTLDTLAAYGIQASASPDLSRIRIAGNQPYRAERVMVPGDYPGSAAILVAAAILPGEVRLSNLREQDLQGEKEAVAVLREMGADIERSGDTLTVRGGQPLNAVIRDGDGFTDAVQALSAAAAFAGGTTTWENVFTLRLKECDRISDTCRELEKLGLSVSETENSLSVSGAASLAGGITVNGHGDHRMIMLLTLLGLRAEKPLRITGAHHIRKSYPQFFRHLEELGAKFEYLKTDTK, encoded by the coding sequence ATGACTGCCCCCCTTCTGCCCCGCGCCCATGCCGACGGAATGCCCGACACCTTCGACGTGCTGGTGCATCCGGCCTCCGAACTGCGCGGCACCCTCAGCGCCCAGCCCAGCAAAAATTACACCACCCGCTACCTGCTGGCCGCCGCCCTCACCGACAGCGCCACCAACGGCCCGGTGCGCGTCATCGGCGTGGCCACCAGTGAGGATGCCGCCGCCATGCTGCGCTGCCTCGCGGACTGGGGCGCGGCCATAGAGCTTGTCGGAGACGACGCCGTGATTCGCGGTTTCGGCGCACATCCCAAAGCGGGCGTGACCCTCAACCCCGGCAACGCGGGCGCAGTGGCCCGTTTCCTGATGGGCGCGGCAGGGCTGACCAGCCAAACCACCTTCGTCACCGATTACCCCGACTCGCTGGGCAAGCGGCCCCAGGGCGATTTACTTGAAGCCCTGACCCGTCTGGGCGCAGGGGTCAGCAGCGACGCGGGCAAGCTGCCTATCACCATCAGCGGCCCGGTGCGCGGCGGGATGGTGGAGGTCAGTGCCGAGCGCAGCAGTCAGTACGCCTCGGCGCTGATGTTTCTGGCTCCCCTGCTGCCCAGCGGCCTAGACTTGAAACTGACCGGCGACATCAAGAGCCGCGCCCCGCTGCGCCAGACCCTAGATACCTTGGCAGCTTACGGCATTCAGGCGTCGGCCAGCCCAGACCTCAGCCGCATCCGCATCGCGGGCAACCAGCCTTACCGCGCCGAGCGGGTCATGGTGCCCGGCGATTATCCAGGATCGGCAGCGATTTTGGTGGCAGCTGCGATTTTGCCTGGCGAAGTGCGGTTGAGCAATTTGCGCGAGCAAGACTTGCAAGGTGAGAAAGAGGCGGTGGCGGTGCTGCGCGAAATGGGCGCGGATATCGAGCGTTCAGGCGACACCCTGACGGTGCGCGGCGGGCAACCCTTGAATGCCGTGATCCGCGACGGAGACGGCTTTACCGACGCGGTACAGGCTCTGAGCGCCGCTGCCGCTTTCGCGGGCGGCACCACCACTTGGGAAAATGTCTTTACCCTGCGCCTCAAAGAATGCGACCGTATCTCGGACACCTGCCGCGAGCTGGAAAAACTGGGCCTGAGTGTCAGCGAAACCGAAAACAGCCTCAGCGTCAGCGGCGCGGCGTCGCTGGCGGGCGGTATCACCGTCAACGGGCACGGCGACCACCGGATGATTATGCTGCTGACCTTGCTGGGCCTCCGCGCCGAGAAGCCACTGCGAATTACCGGAGCGCACCACATCCGCAAAAGCTATCCGCAGTTCTTCCGCCACTTGGAGGAGCTGGGGGCGAAGTTTGAGTACCTCAAAACGGACACGAAATAG
- the glmM gene encoding phosphoglucosamine mutase, producing MTRSSASLIPVPQRQFFGTDGVRAVAGAFPLTPLWVMQLGAAAGEVLRARNPRASVVIGKDTRQSGDMLEAALAAGLTSRGVNVTHLGVLPTPGVSYLTRELKADAGVVISASHNPYQDNGIKFFGATGEKLSDTLEAQMEAQMSQLENLPPVTGVEMGSVTNYTEAERLYASFLRSQAPDLSGMRIAMDCANGAAYRIAPRIFQAAGADVFAVYTNPDGRNINHNCGSTHLAHLKQLVQSGAYDLGVAFDGDADRCLFVDSRGNEVHGDHMLLLAARARGERSVVTTIMSNMALEVMLQESGVALERTAVGDRYVHERMQAKGLHLGGEQSGHILFLDVSPTGDGVLSALLTLKAMRQLGTTLDALHDELVMFPQTLLNVRVKDKQAISRDPQVQAAVRAAEVQLSGRGRVNLRPSGTESLVRVMVEGQDAKEIHELARHLVSVIEGIGD from the coding sequence ATGACCCGTTCTTCTGCAAGTCTAATTCCTGTCCCTCAACGTCAGTTCTTTGGCACCGACGGCGTACGTGCCGTGGCTGGTGCATTTCCGTTAACGCCCCTGTGGGTGATGCAGCTTGGCGCGGCGGCAGGCGAGGTGCTGCGTGCCCGCAATCCGCGTGCCAGCGTAGTCATCGGCAAAGACACCCGCCAGAGCGGTGACATGTTGGAAGCCGCCCTCGCTGCTGGGCTGACCAGCCGGGGCGTTAACGTAACACACCTCGGTGTGCTGCCCACTCCCGGCGTGAGTTATCTGACCCGCGAGCTGAAAGCCGATGCAGGCGTGGTCATCAGCGCCTCGCACAACCCGTATCAGGACAACGGCATCAAGTTCTTCGGAGCCACTGGCGAAAAGCTCAGCGACACGCTGGAAGCCCAGATGGAAGCCCAGATGAGCCAACTTGAGAACCTGCCCCCCGTGACGGGTGTAGAAATGGGCAGTGTCACCAACTACACGGAGGCTGAGCGGCTGTATGCCAGCTTTTTGCGTTCGCAAGCGCCGGATCTATCGGGCATGCGAATCGCTATGGACTGTGCCAACGGCGCGGCGTACCGAATTGCCCCCCGCATTTTTCAAGCGGCGGGCGCGGATGTGTTTGCCGTGTACACCAATCCCGACGGGCGCAACATCAACCACAACTGCGGCAGCACCCACCTGGCCCACCTCAAGCAGCTGGTGCAGAGTGGGGCCTACGATCTGGGTGTAGCCTTCGACGGCGACGCCGACCGCTGTTTGTTCGTGGATTCACGCGGAAATGAGGTTCATGGCGACCACATGCTGCTGCTGGCGGCGCGGGCTAGAGGGGAGCGCAGCGTCGTGACCACTATCATGAGCAATATGGCGCTGGAAGTGATGCTGCAAGAAAGCGGCGTGGCCCTTGAGCGCACCGCTGTGGGCGACCGCTACGTGCATGAGCGGATGCAGGCCAAGGGGCTACACCTCGGCGGTGAGCAAAGCGGCCATATTCTGTTCCTCGATGTTTCGCCCACCGGAGACGGAGTGCTGAGTGCGCTGCTGACCCTCAAAGCCATGCGGCAGCTCGGCACCACCTTAGACGCCCTTCACGACGAGCTGGTGATGTTTCCTCAGACGCTGCTGAATGTGCGCGTCAAAGACAAACAGGCCATCAGCCGTGATCCACAGGTGCAAGCCGCCGTGCGGGCCGCTGAAGTGCAGCTTTCGGGCCGGGGCCGAGTCAACTTGCGGCCCAGCGGCACTGAAAGCCTGGTGCGGGTGATGGTGGAAGGCCAGGACGCCAAGGAGATTCACGAATTGGCCCGCCATTTGGTCAGCGTGATCGAGGGGATCGGGGACTGA
- a CDS encoding Ig-like domain-containing protein: MSKDKFHLSSAGLLLSGFFLLTACQGGGGTLPEPQAAKPSVTAALDQSDQAAPSIKVQASGAVSVQYAVNGNPAQSANLSGNGSIALSGLCPGVNTLIYSVKVGSTEILSNQKSSFTLPDTVYTPTLSAVSLSVGSGSILSVPISEQVALACAPQIKITSADGLPITVKSAAVEGAVGTRVIKAELLANAEGTGKLNVALTWGSSTRSFDWPVSAKAASGTGPIGSTPAPAVTVLKVAPNPVNLLVGASLSLKTDLQGTGNFSSKLNFKIENVDVATVDGSGVVKAVAPGKTTLTVTPIETPAKAVSVPLTVTAAPSFQMLSDPASLSITAGQSANFTLKLQPQNGYAGTATISLPSLPSGISASLSANIITPSAPVKVTLSANGSAPASTNVLLFKATDPDNLNASATLGLQVNVAPSTPGPTPPPAPPSDTTPPVVSNVSPAVGSLILDDSISVKASVNDNSAIANVSLSVNGLLVGQMKADADNTYQMNWDVSKLKSGTYALLIQASDTAGNVGVWQGRVDLSRPGNGLQLLRRFTFDRSPTSNVAFSGAYGFVGASRTLERFDTGSSNVTALPLTNGSIESVEVVGNQVYVSAADNTVTVVDASSLSQLAVVQLPSDRTTTLKTDGQSVFIGTRSGVVMITGTRSSILSSAQVTALAGNPGGGVYAAYVGGQVDVFSASGTLSTQGSSSGLGFLQVAGGQLYGGKGMHLYTLNAAAPLASEMSLSPAPGGTIGGATSISGMTVISDAAGLLTSLRGSQAQLDGAVMGMPAVYGDTMYVPTKNYSLYAVKASGGSLSVVSQTENLGLVVAPTAVDGSGQVYYVSLNGVYVFKP; this comes from the coding sequence ATGAGTAAAGATAAATTTCATCTCTCGTCCGCTGGGCTGTTGCTCAGCGGCTTTTTTCTGCTGACGGCCTGTCAGGGCGGGGGTGGAACACTTCCAGAACCTCAAGCCGCCAAGCCAAGCGTCACCGCAGCGCTCGACCAAAGCGATCAAGCCGCGCCCAGCATCAAGGTGCAGGCTTCGGGAGCGGTATCGGTGCAGTACGCTGTCAACGGCAACCCGGCCCAAAGCGCCAATTTGTCCGGTAACGGCAGTATTGCGCTCAGTGGGCTATGTCCGGGAGTCAACACGCTGATTTACAGCGTTAAAGTCGGCAGTACCGAAATTTTGAGCAACCAAAAAAGCAGCTTCACCTTGCCCGACACCGTTTACACGCCGACCTTAAGTGCAGTAAGTCTCAGTGTGGGCAGCGGGAGTATCCTCAGCGTGCCGATCAGTGAGCAGGTGGCGCTGGCCTGTGCACCTCAAATCAAAATCACCAGCGCTGATGGCCTGCCAATCACTGTCAAGAGCGCGGCAGTTGAAGGAGCGGTAGGAACACGCGTCATCAAAGCCGAGTTACTGGCCAACGCAGAAGGAACAGGCAAGCTGAATGTTGCGCTGACTTGGGGCAGTTCGACCCGTAGCTTCGATTGGCCGGTCAGCGCCAAAGCGGCTTCTGGAACGGGGCCAATCGGGAGTACGCCAGCGCCAGCGGTCACTGTGCTTAAAGTCGCGCCCAATCCAGTCAACTTGTTGGTGGGAGCATCTCTGAGCCTCAAGACTGATCTGCAAGGCACGGGAAATTTTTCCAGCAAGCTTAACTTCAAAATAGAAAATGTGGACGTTGCTACCGTGGACGGCTCAGGCGTTGTAAAAGCGGTGGCCCCCGGTAAGACCACCCTGACGGTCACGCCGATTGAGACGCCTGCCAAAGCGGTGAGCGTGCCGCTGACCGTTACGGCTGCTCCCTCATTCCAAATGCTGTCTGATCCGGCCTCGCTGAGCATCACGGCGGGCCAAAGCGCCAATTTCACGCTCAAATTACAGCCTCAGAACGGCTATGCTGGTACGGCGACGATCAGCTTACCGAGCTTGCCTTCGGGCATCAGCGCTTCGCTCAGCGCTAATATTATTACTCCCAGTGCGCCGGTGAAAGTCACGCTGAGTGCGAACGGGAGCGCTCCAGCCTCCACCAATGTGCTGCTCTTTAAAGCCACCGACCCAGATAACCTGAATGCCAGCGCCACGCTCGGCCTGCAAGTCAATGTGGCTCCCTCAACGCCTGGCCCTACACCGCCGCCCGCGCCACCCTCAGATACCACGCCTCCAGTGGTAAGCAATGTTAGTCCGGCGGTAGGCAGCTTGATCCTAGACGACAGCATCTCGGTCAAGGCCAGCGTGAATGACAACTCGGCGATCGCCAACGTGTCATTGTCTGTCAACGGCCTCTTGGTTGGTCAGATGAAAGCCGACGCCGACAACACGTATCAAATGAACTGGGACGTGTCTAAGCTCAAGTCGGGCACCTATGCACTACTGATTCAGGCCAGCGACACGGCAGGCAACGTAGGGGTTTGGCAAGGCCGCGTTGATTTGTCGCGTCCTGGCAACGGTTTACAGCTGCTGCGGCGCTTTACTTTTGACCGCAGCCCCACCAGCAATGTGGCGTTCAGCGGCGCTTACGGATTCGTGGGTGCAAGCCGCACTTTGGAGCGTTTTGATACCGGCAGCAGCAATGTTACAGCGCTGCCGCTGACCAACGGTTCTATCGAGTCAGTGGAAGTGGTAGGCAATCAGGTGTATGTTTCTGCTGCTGACAACACGGTAACAGTGGTGGACGCTTCCAGCCTGAGTCAGTTGGCTGTGGTGCAACTGCCGAGTGACCGCACCACCACGCTGAAAACTGATGGTCAGTCGGTCTTTATCGGCACCCGCAGCGGCGTGGTAATGATAACCGGCACGCGCAGCAGCATTTTGTCATCGGCTCAGGTCACGGCCTTAGCAGGCAATCCGGGAGGCGGCGTTTATGCAGCTTATGTCGGTGGCCAAGTGGACGTATTTTCAGCCAGCGGTACACTCAGCACTCAGGGCAGCAGCAGCGGCCTTGGCTTTTTGCAGGTCGCGGGCGGTCAGCTTTACGGCGGTAAGGGCATGCACCTGTACACCTTGAATGCAGCGGCTCCCTTAGCCTCTGAGATGAGCTTGTCTCCTGCGCCCGGCGGCACCATCGGGGGAGCAACGAGCATCTCAGGCATGACAGTGATCAGCGATGCTGCGGGCCTACTTACCTCTCTGCGCGGATCGCAGGCACAGCTCGACGGCGCAGTGATGGGAATGCCAGCCGTTTATGGCGACACGATGTACGTGCCGACCAAAAATTACTCGCTGTACGCGGTTAAGGCCAGTGGCGGTTCACTGAGTGTGGTCAGTCAAACCGAAAATCTCGGCCTGGTTGTGGCTCCCACTGCAGTTGACGGCAGTGGCCAAGTGTACTACGTCAGCTTGAACGGCGTATACGTCTTCAAGCCCTAA